In Deinobacterium chartae, a single genomic region encodes these proteins:
- a CDS encoding exodeoxyribonuclease III yields MDVVTLNLNGLRSATSKGLLAWLQRESPDVLLLQEVRAEPQPLLFETLGYHSVWFPAERPGYSGVAVLSREEPLEVVRGLGWEEFDLEGRWLHLRFRDFDVASLYVPSGSSGEARQTFKYRFLDALAEHVRRLLDGRELIIGGDYNIAHREIDLRNWRSNQKNSGFLPEERAWMTQFLDLGLADVHRGLLGERAEYTWWSNRGQAYANDVGWRLDYQLATPGLHSCAVEHAVDRPARLSDHAPLRIRYGTAP; encoded by the coding sequence GTGGACGTCGTCACCCTGAACCTCAACGGCCTGCGCAGCGCCACCTCCAAGGGACTGCTCGCCTGGCTGCAACGCGAATCCCCCGACGTCCTGCTGCTCCAGGAAGTGCGCGCCGAACCGCAACCGCTGCTGTTCGAAACGCTGGGCTACCACAGCGTGTGGTTCCCCGCCGAACGGCCCGGCTATAGCGGCGTGGCCGTGCTCTCGCGCGAGGAACCCCTTGAGGTCGTGCGCGGCCTGGGCTGGGAGGAGTTCGACCTCGAGGGGCGCTGGCTGCACCTGCGCTTCCGCGACTTCGATGTGGCCAGCCTGTACGTTCCCAGCGGCAGCAGCGGTGAGGCGCGCCAGACGTTCAAGTATCGCTTCCTCGACGCGCTCGCCGAGCACGTCCGGAGGCTGCTGGACGGTCGCGAGCTGATCATCGGCGGAGATTACAACATCGCGCACCGGGAGATCGACCTCAGGAACTGGCGGTCCAACCAGAAAAACTCGGGGTTCTTGCCCGAGGAGCGCGCCTGGATGACGCAATTTCTGGATCTGGGCCTCGCTGATGTTCACCGTGGCCTGCTGGGAGAACGCGCAGAGTATACTTGGTGGAGCAACCGAGGACAGGCTTACGCAAACGACGTCGGCTGGCGACTCGATTACCAGCTGGCGACCCCGGGCCTGCACAGTTGCGCCGTTGAGCACGCGGTGGACCGTCCCGCGCGCCTGAGCGACCACGCACCGTTGCGTATCCGGTACGGCACGGCCCCCTGA
- a CDS encoding aldose 1-epimerase, with protein MTRLIRLENDTWQLDIAPEVGGSVAALRLREAERWTPVMRETPASALEERNPSQFASFTLMPYSNRIRDAAFEFTGQSYTLRPNTSAGTAQHGDVRARPWQVEREQRTELALTLDSRDFADFNYPFPIRARVEYLLEGDAFDTVLHLENAGERPMPAGFGIHPYFRRDLGGHENAWLQFRASGVYHTGPDLMPTEGMQPLPAELDFTAPRAIGDQNLDHVFGNWNGRAELSWPDAGLRLEFDCEPVFSHFVAFTAPDGTLALEPVSHATDAFNLEARGVHGTGMRVLEPGESMQGRIRLAVRRG; from the coding sequence ATGACCCGGCTGATCCGGCTCGAAAACGACACCTGGCAACTCGACATCGCCCCCGAGGTCGGCGGCAGCGTAGCCGCCCTGCGCCTGCGCGAAGCGGAACGCTGGACCCCGGTCATGCGCGAAACCCCCGCCAGCGCCCTCGAGGAACGCAACCCCTCGCAGTTCGCGTCCTTCACGCTGATGCCCTACTCCAACCGCATCCGTGACGCCGCCTTCGAATTCACCGGGCAGAGCTACACGCTGCGGCCCAACACCTCGGCCGGAACCGCACAGCACGGGGACGTGCGCGCACGCCCCTGGCAGGTCGAGCGCGAGCAGCGGACCGAACTGGCGCTGACCCTCGACTCGCGCGACTTCGCCGACTTCAACTACCCCTTCCCCATCCGCGCGCGGGTCGAGTACCTCCTCGAGGGCGACGCCTTTGACACGGTGCTGCACCTCGAAAACGCCGGGGAGCGGCCGATGCCCGCCGGCTTCGGCATCCACCCGTACTTCCGCCGCGACCTGGGCGGCCACGAGAACGCCTGGCTGCAATTCCGCGCCTCCGGGGTGTACCACACCGGCCCCGACCTGATGCCCACCGAGGGCATGCAGCCGCTTCCCGCCGAACTTGATTTCACCGCCCCGCGCGCCATCGGCGACCAGAACCTCGATCACGTCTTTGGCAACTGGAACGGCCGCGCCGAACTGAGCTGGCCGGATGCCGGCCTCCGCCTCGAGTTCGACTGCGAACCGGTCTTCAGCCACTTTGTGGCCTTCACCGCCCCGGACGGGACCCTGGCCCTCGAACCGGTCAGCCACGCCACCGACGCCTTCAACCTCGAGGCACGCGGCGTGCACGGTACCGGCATGCGGGTACTGGAGCCCGGCGAAAGCATGCAGGGCCGCATCCGCCTCGCCGTACGCCGCGGCTGA
- the ddrC gene encoding DNA damage response protein DdrC produces MNATLQLKLPILEENAVRVTPEGRLSVHDLLRAVEVPVPELAWTDLLRAHPGHTRGAVQYDFGEGPVPVLPKAAALRVLMVIDTPRAAKLRDWMSTTLLRLADGDVTLAAEIAERNPDPRRRRWLSARLDGLEARKTFMARVAEHGGSGAVFRQVSSISNRSVLGLDSTSFRALRGVRDTRDGMTREELARMTYLEIASAEALEASGARGNDQILEVHQRVAERERALWQGMFSQASD; encoded by the coding sequence GTGAACGCGACCTTGCAACTGAAACTGCCGATCCTCGAGGAGAACGCCGTGCGCGTGACTCCCGAAGGACGGCTGTCGGTCCACGACCTGTTGCGCGCGGTGGAAGTTCCGGTCCCCGAACTTGCCTGGACCGACCTGCTGCGCGCCCACCCCGGCCATACCCGGGGTGCTGTGCAGTACGATTTCGGCGAGGGCCCGGTCCCGGTGCTGCCCAAGGCGGCCGCGCTGCGGGTACTGATGGTGATCGACACGCCGCGCGCGGCCAAGCTGCGCGACTGGATGAGCACCACGCTGCTGCGCCTCGCCGACGGCGACGTGACCCTGGCCGCCGAGATCGCCGAACGCAACCCGGATCCGCGCCGTCGCCGCTGGCTCAGCGCCCGCTTGGACGGTCTCGAGGCCAGAAAGACCTTCATGGCCCGCGTGGCCGAACACGGCGGCAGCGGCGCGGTGTTTCGTCAGGTGTCCTCGATCAGCAACCGCAGCGTGCTGGGGCTAGACTCGACCTCGTTCCGTGCGCTGCGCGGCGTGCGTGACACGCGCGACGGCATGACCCGCGAGGAACTGGCCCGCATGACCTACCTCGAGATCGCCTCGGCCGAGGCCCTGGAGGCGAGCGGCGCGCGCGGCAACGACCAGATCCTCGAGGTGCACCAGCGGGTGGCCGAGCGTGAGCGGGCCCTGTGGCAGGGCATGTTCTCTCAGGCTTCCGACTGA
- a CDS encoding cupin domain-containing protein: protein MADDSSVHKVSAAHSPHGEMGQRYLASGVSISMRLWENEEPGDTKPEVTRDYETVGYVIAGRAELHLEGQKLLLAPGDSWTVPRGARHSYRILEAFTAVEATHPPAQAHGRDALPEDASGED, encoded by the coding sequence ATGGCAGATGACAGCAGCGTACACAAGGTCAGCGCCGCGCATTCCCCGCACGGCGAGATGGGGCAGCGTTACCTCGCCAGCGGTGTTTCGATCTCGATGCGGCTGTGGGAGAACGAAGAGCCCGGCGACACCAAACCCGAGGTGACCCGCGACTACGAAACGGTCGGGTACGTGATCGCCGGACGCGCCGAGCTGCACCTCGAGGGACAGAAGCTGCTGCTCGCTCCGGGCGACTCGTGGACTGTTCCCAGGGGTGCCCGCCACAGCTACCGCATCCTCGAGGCCTTCACGGCCGTGGAGGCCACGCATCCGCCTGCCCAGGCGCACGGTCGCGACGCGCTTCCCGAGGATGCTTCCGGCGAAGATTGA
- a CDS encoding trypsin-like peptidase domain-containing protein yields MTRLVRGQRVRLGDLGASGPLELRLETPGPQELPLLLALQLGIDGRLSDDRFAVGPGQSVPAGLLRVTRQGFEIDCETLPTSARVVLALGFRGDHPHMPGHASQIRGGTLRLVAQGRVLAQLDLEGQDFDSERAVLLGEFYHKDVWRFSVGGGGFYGGLPALLSHYGASPDLEARLFVSAPPAAPASREETAPVASLDLARPVWLPAQWPGGSAPRLPAGVLPAVGSLRVRLEDGEASGTAFCISPGGHLLTCQHVVEGARELEFQAEGSAQPRPVRVLAEDEERDVALLLLADGAGSPYWLPLDATEQAPALGDELGLLGYPLGQHLGEGITYSQGIVNGLRARDGTPYLQIDTGAAPGSSGGPVFRRLDGRVVGMLQGGLAGAQGMIINIALDLRALGTLGWIRRAAL; encoded by the coding sequence ATGACCCGGCTGGTGCGCGGCCAGCGCGTCCGGCTGGGCGATCTCGGGGCAAGCGGGCCCCTCGAGCTTCGGCTTGAAACGCCCGGCCCGCAGGAACTTCCGCTGCTGCTGGCCCTGCAGCTCGGCATCGACGGTCGCCTGTCCGATGACCGCTTCGCGGTCGGGCCCGGGCAGAGCGTTCCTGCCGGGCTGCTGCGTGTGACCCGTCAGGGTTTCGAGATCGATTGCGAGACGCTGCCGACGAGCGCGCGGGTGGTGCTGGCGCTGGGTTTTCGCGGAGATCACCCGCACATGCCCGGCCACGCCTCGCAGATTCGCGGCGGAACCCTGCGTCTGGTGGCGCAGGGCCGCGTGCTGGCCCAGTTAGACCTCGAGGGGCAGGATTTTGATTCGGAGCGGGCCGTGCTGCTGGGCGAGTTCTACCACAAGGACGTCTGGCGCTTCTCGGTCGGTGGCGGCGGTTTTTACGGCGGTCTGCCAGCGCTGCTGAGCCATTACGGAGCCTCGCCCGACCTCGAGGCCCGCCTGTTCGTGTCCGCTCCACCCGCAGCTCCGGCCAGCCGGGAGGAGACTGCGCCGGTGGCCTCGTTGGATCTGGCCCGCCCGGTCTGGCTGCCCGCACAGTGGCCGGGCGGCAGCGCGCCGCGTCTGCCTGCCGGCGTGTTGCCCGCCGTGGGCAGCCTGCGGGTGCGCCTCGAGGACGGAGAGGCGAGCGGAACGGCTTTTTGCATTAGCCCGGGTGGGCACCTGCTGACCTGCCAGCACGTGGTAGAAGGTGCCCGGGAGCTCGAGTTCCAGGCGGAGGGTTCGGCGCAACCCCGCCCGGTACGGGTGCTGGCCGAAGATGAGGAGCGCGATGTGGCCCTGCTGCTGCTCGCCGATGGGGCGGGCAGCCCGTACTGGCTGCCCCTCGATGCGACCGAGCAGGCCCCGGCGCTGGGTGACGAACTGGGACTTTTGGGGTATCCGCTGGGACAGCACCTGGGCGAGGGCATCACCTATTCGCAGGGCATCGTGAACGGCCTGCGCGCCCGCGACGGCACTCCTTACCTGCAGATCGATACCGGCGCGGCCCCGGGTTCTTCGGGCGGGCCGGTATTCCGGCGCTTGGACGGTCGGGTGGTGGGCATGCTGCAGGGCGGGCTGGCCGGCGCTCAGGGAATGATCATCAACATCGCGCTGGACCTTCGGGCGCTGGGGACGCTGGGCTGGATTCGGCGCGCCGCGTTGTGA